GAACCAGTTGACGCGCTCGTCGGAGGTGAACTGGTGCGTGTCGGTGCCGTCGGTGCGCATCGTGAACAGCTGCGCGTGGCCCGGCAGGTCGGATCCCCGCTCGGAGTTGAAGTAGAGCCAGCCGCCGTCGGGCGAGAACTCGGCGCCGTCGTCCGGGAAGCCGTCGTCGGTGAGCTGCGTGGTAGGGCCGCCGTCGACGGGCACGAGGTGGATGTTCGTGGTCCACTCGCCGCGCGCGTCGAGCTGGCCGCCGATGACGCTGAGCATCGAGCCGTCGGGCGAGACGCCGTGCAGGTAGTTCTTGAAGCCGAGCGCCGGATCCCGGTCGGCCGTGATCCGCCGCCCCTGGCCGCCCGCGCCGTCGTTCCAGAGCACGTCGTAGAGGTGGCCGTCGCGGCCGGAGACGTAGACGTGCGCGCCGTCAGGCGACATGACGTGGTCGTTGTTGATCGGCGGGACGCCGCCGAGGTCGACCGCCTGGAAGTCGACCGCGGGCTCGGGCAGGTCGGGATCCGGCTCCTCCGGGTCGGGCGCCGACAGCCGCCAGAGCCCGCCCTCCGCGTTGACGACGAGCCAGCGGCCGTCGGGCGTCCAGTTCGGGGCCTCGATGTGCAGCACGGCCGACTCGGCGACCATGCGCTCGGCCCCCGTCTCCACGTCCATGACGAGGAGGCGGGCCAGCTGGCCGTCGCGCAGCGTCACGCGGTGGATCCGGCGGTGCCGGTGGATCCGTCGGCGGACGTCGCGGCGGGCGCGTCGTCCCGGTTGTTCGCGAACGAAGAGTCGAAGAGGCTGTCGGGCGTCGGCCAGAGGAGGGAGCGCACCCGCGCGAGGGCGTCGGGTGCTCCGTGCAGGCGGTCCATCCCCGCATCCTCCCACTCGACGGAGACGGGACCGTCGTAGCCGATGCTGCGCAGGGCCCGGAAGGCGCGCTCGAACGGGACGTCGCCGTGGCCGACCGAGACGAAGTCCCAGCCCCGGCGCGGGTTGCCCCACGGGAGGTGGGATCCGAGCCGGCCACCGCGACCGTCGGACGTGACGCGCGTGTCCTTGGCGTGCACGTGGTAGATCCGGTCGGCGAAGTCGAGGAGGAAGCCCACCGGGTC
This genomic interval from Clavibacter michiganensis contains the following:
- a CDS encoding PD40 domain-containing protein, whose amino-acid sequence is MTLRDGQLARLLVMDVETGAERMVAESAVLHIEAPNWTPDGRWLVVNAEGGLWRLSAPDPEEPDPDLPEPAVDFQAVDLGGVPPINNDHVMSPDGAHVYVSGRDGHLYDVLWNDGAGGQGRRITADRDPALGFKNYLHGVSPDGSMLSVIGGQLDARGEWTTNIHLVPVDGGPTTQLTDDGFPDDGAEFSPDGGWLYFNSERGSDLPGHAQLFTMRTDGTDTHQFTSDERVNWFPHPSPDGEHIVYLSFPPGTLGHPADHDVILRVIDRQSHRTRDLAAFPGGQGTINVTSWAPDSRRFAYVAYPFEAPSLT